In Anguilla rostrata isolate EN2019 chromosome 1, ASM1855537v3, whole genome shotgun sequence, a genomic segment contains:
- the fkbp14 gene encoding peptidyl-prolyl cis-trans isomerase FKBP14 yields MLLSFLSWFCTSLFLNVRGAKLPEPEVKMEVLHKPLLCHRKSKYGDMLLVHYEGFLESNGTMFHSSRVHGDKQPVWFTLGNREVIKGWDKGLQNMCAGERRKLTVPPALAYGKEGKGKIPPESTLVFDIEIMEIRNGPRSHESFREMDLNDDWKLSKQEVKEYLQKEFEKHGYSANDTHHEEMVEDIFKNEDEDGDGYISAREFTFQHDEL; encoded by the exons ATGTTACTCAGTTTTTTAAGCTGGTTTTGTACATCACTCTTCTTGAATGTGAGGGGAGCAAAACTACCAGAGCCGGAGGTGAAAATGGAAGTTTTGCACAAACCTTTGCTGTGTCACCGCAAGTCTAAGTATGGAGATATGCTCCTGGTGCACTACGAGGGATTTCTGGAGAGCAATGGCACTATGTTTCATTCAAG CCGTGTCCATGGTGATAAGCAGCCGGTCTGGTTCACCTTGGGGAATCGAGAGGTGATCAAGGGCTGGGACAAGGGGCTGCAGAACATGTGCGCAGGAGAACGGAGGAAACTGACTGTACCGCCAGCTCTGGCCTATGGGAAGGAGGGAAAAG gaAAAATCCCCCCTGAGAGCACACTGGTCTTCGACATAGAGATCATGGAGATCAGAAATGGTCCCAGGTCTCATGAGTCTTTCCGGGAAATGGACCTGAATGATGACTGGAAGCTCTCCAAACAAGAG GTGAAAGAATATCTGCAGAAAGAGTTTGAGAAACATGGATATTCTGCCAATGATACACACCATGAGGAAATGGTAGAAGACATTTTCAAGAACGAGGATGAAGATGGGGACGGATATATATCTGCCAGAGAATTTACTTTCCAACATGACGAACTATAG